From Oncorhynchus clarkii lewisi isolate Uvic-CL-2024 chromosome 26, UVic_Ocla_1.0, whole genome shotgun sequence, the proteins below share one genomic window:
- the LOC139385154 gene encoding cocaine- and amphetamine-regulated transcript protein-like has translation MDSSGVLLRLLCIGLMSVMCRGQASHEVSAEDFGAQNSASAAEKELVDAMEALLVKMQSRLPSNEKRGMIPPCGMGDRCALRHGPRIGKLCDCGRVSSCNSFLLKCL, from the exons ATGGATAGCTCAGGAGTGCTGCTCCGACTGCTGTGTATCGGTCTGATGTCCGTTATGTGCCGAGGACAGGCGTCACATGAAGTTTCCGCAGAGGACTTTGGCGCGCAGAACTCTGCCTCGGCCGCAGAGAAAGAACTT GTGGATGCGATGGAGGCTCTTCTAGTGAAGATGCAGAGCCGTCTGCCTTCTaatgagaagagagggatgatCCCTCCT TGTGGTATGGGCGACCGGTGTGCCTTGAGGCATGGACCCCGCATTGGGAAGCTCTGTGACTGTGGCAGAGTCAGCAGCTGCAACTCCTTCCTCCTCAAATGTC